From the genome of Bosea sp. Tri-49, one region includes:
- a CDS encoding glycosyltransferase produces the protein MNRLAIVTTAAPPSASGQARVLSLLLAQERDERCHVFLSDQLQALDSGERKFGHYVPLSAPRFQMVRTLGNEHIQRFNNYAGLVRDVLTRATEIASAVKEHPVQVVVGCSGNPFDLPAAAIAAKRLKLPFVAYLFDDPVYQWEKGVYRSLARFWEKRWAARAAKVIVPNEVLAEDVRARVPGASIAIVRNPADLAQIEPGDMVAGEARHANPPPTAQAPWIVLYTGSVYSAQASAFRNLVAALERTGGRFHLHVYTAQSETQVRDNGLIGPFVHRFDHLPQEQALLRQREADILFLPLAFESPIPEVVRSSAPAKVAEYLASGRPVIVHAPRGSFVSSFFTAREAGLVVDQPDIDALAQALTRLSEDATLRANLVANARAAATEFGVDRARAAFSAALAEVG, from the coding sequence ATGAATCGCCTGGCCATCGTCACAACTGCTGCACCACCCTCCGCTAGCGGTCAAGCGCGAGTTTTGAGCTTACTTTTAGCACAAGAACGCGACGAACGTTGTCATGTTTTTCTATCCGACCAATTACAAGCACTTGATTCTGGCGAAAGAAAATTTGGCCACTACGTTCCGTTGTCTGCACCGAGATTCCAGATGGTCCGAACGCTCGGGAACGAACATATCCAGCGCTTCAACAATTATGCCGGGCTAGTGCGAGACGTCCTGACGCGCGCAACCGAAATCGCAAGTGCCGTCAAGGAACATCCGGTACAGGTGGTTGTGGGATGCAGCGGCAACCCCTTCGATCTTCCGGCCGCGGCTATCGCCGCAAAACGCCTAAAGCTACCCTTCGTCGCCTATTTGTTCGATGATCCTGTCTACCAGTGGGAGAAGGGTGTCTATCGCTCACTAGCGCGGTTCTGGGAGAAGCGGTGGGCAGCACGCGCCGCAAAGGTGATTGTCCCCAATGAGGTGCTGGCCGAGGACGTACGCGCTCGCGTTCCCGGCGCTTCCATCGCCATCGTTCGTAATCCCGCCGATTTGGCACAGATCGAGCCCGGTGATATGGTCGCTGGCGAGGCGCGGCATGCAAACCCTCCGCCAACCGCCCAAGCTCCCTGGATAGTGCTGTATACTGGTTCGGTGTATAGCGCACAGGCTAGCGCCTTCCGGAATTTGGTCGCTGCGCTGGAGCGAACCGGGGGACGCTTCCATCTTCATGTCTACACGGCGCAGAGCGAGACGCAGGTTCGCGACAACGGTCTTATCGGCCCCTTCGTCCACCGTTTCGACCACCTGCCGCAGGAGCAGGCACTGCTGCGCCAGCGCGAGGCCGACATTTTGTTCTTACCTCTTGCTTTCGAATCTCCGATCCCTGAAGTCGTACGCTCGTCAGCACCCGCCAAGGTCGCGGAATATCTTGCTTCGGGACGACCTGTTATCGTTCACGCACCGCGCGGGTCATTTGTCTCGTCGTTTTTCACGGCCCGTGAGGCAGGGCTGGTGGTCGACCAGCCGGACATTGATGCGCTCGCCCAGGCCCTGACCCGGTTGAGCGAGGATGCGACATTGCGGGCCAATCTCGTCGCCAACGCACGGGCCGCGGCGACAGAATTTGGCGTCGATCGCGCCCGCGCAGCTTTTTCGGCTGCGCTCGCAGAGGTTGGGTAA
- a CDS encoding nucleotide sugar dehydrogenase produces MTSPAAQRFIERANDRSIVVGIVGLGYVGIPLALAALHKGIKVIGFDIDQKRVDDLNAGRSAIKHIPLDLIAEGARAGSFVATTDFDRMAEPDALLIAVPTPLTKHREPDLSYVVKTTEEISTRLRKGQLVVLESTTYPGTTDGVMRPILERASRLTSGEEFFLAFSPEREDPGNPDFGTSTIPKVVGGDGADALAMALALYGALVVKAVPVSSTATAEAVKLTENIFRAVNIALVNELKTVYAAMGIDVWEVIDAAKTKPFGFMPFYPGPGLGGHCIPIDPFYLTWKAREFDVTTRFIELAGEINTAMPHWVVDRVAEALDRQQGRGLSGARILVLGIAYKKNIEDTRESPSLKLIELLEKRGAQADYHDPHVPELPPTRKHGNLAGRASIPLTANIIASYDAILIATDHDAVDYRALVESAKLIVDTRNACARAGFTSNTIVKA; encoded by the coding sequence GTGACCTCGCCAGCCGCACAGCGATTCATCGAACGCGCCAACGACCGCTCCATCGTGGTCGGTATCGTCGGCCTCGGCTATGTCGGCATCCCGCTCGCACTCGCGGCGCTGCACAAGGGCATCAAGGTCATCGGCTTCGACATCGACCAAAAGCGCGTCGACGATCTCAATGCCGGCCGCAGCGCGATCAAGCACATCCCGCTAGACCTGATCGCCGAGGGCGCCAGGGCCGGCAGCTTCGTCGCGACCACCGACTTCGACCGCATGGCCGAGCCCGACGCACTGCTGATCGCCGTGCCGACGCCACTGACAAAACATCGCGAGCCAGACCTCTCCTATGTGGTCAAGACCACGGAGGAGATCAGCACCCGGTTGCGCAAAGGCCAGCTCGTCGTGCTCGAATCGACGACCTACCCCGGCACCACCGACGGGGTGATGCGGCCTATCCTGGAAAGGGCGAGCAGGCTGACAAGTGGCGAGGAATTCTTCCTCGCCTTCTCGCCGGAGCGCGAGGATCCGGGCAATCCGGACTTCGGCACCTCGACGATCCCAAAGGTCGTCGGCGGCGACGGGGCGGATGCGCTCGCCATGGCCCTCGCCCTCTACGGCGCGCTCGTCGTCAAGGCCGTGCCAGTCTCCTCTACCGCGACTGCGGAAGCGGTAAAGCTGACCGAGAACATCTTCCGCGCCGTCAACATCGCCCTCGTCAACGAATTGAAGACCGTCTACGCCGCCATGGGCATCGACGTCTGGGAGGTGATCGATGCCGCCAAGACCAAGCCCTTCGGCTTCATGCCATTCTATCCGGGCCCAGGCCTCGGCGGCCACTGCATCCCGATCGACCCGTTCTACCTGACCTGGAAGGCGCGCGAGTTCGACGTCACCACCCGTTTCATCGAGCTCGCCGGCGAGATCAACACGGCGATGCCGCATTGGGTGGTCGACCGCGTCGCGGAGGCGCTGGACCGGCAGCAGGGCCGTGGACTAAGCGGGGCGCGTATTCTTGTGCTGGGTATCGCCTACAAAAAGAATATCGAAGACACCCGCGAAAGCCCTTCGTTGAAGCTCATTGAGCTCTTGGAAAAGCGAGGCGCGCAAGCCGACTACCATGACCCGCATGTTCCGGAACTACCTCCAACCCGCAAGCATGGCAATCTTGCTGGACGCGCCTCGATTCCACTGACAGCCAACATCATAGCGAGTTATGATGCCATACTGATTGCAACAGATCATGATGCGGTCGACTACCGAGCTCTGGTGGAAAGCGCTAAACTGATAGTCGACACTCGAAACGCCTGTGCCAGAGCAGGGTTTACTAGCAATACGATCGTAAAAGCCTAA